A single region of the Asterias amurensis chromosome 19, ASM3211899v1 genome encodes:
- the LOC139951623 gene encoding NLR family CARD domain-containing protein 4-like isoform X2, which produces MADQSEETTEEEEMARQSQEPEQRSMAVVENIQPSPETRDLVRAENTQMLQENQSGQGACLMANQSLSLHRIEGSGNLAVANPSHCTFIQLKAGATENILPALEKLTATLQQKRALDSALKPTGSGQECTPPNIQKLDNCPQAAASGTSIQPKTLDEPSVQGAHSTKDPAQVAAAQVAAKSCREAIATYYRKTGSYVKLIPWEDDDTKHIRDIFTELTLEKSGKKLDSYKDIFLQKTRDGDCINQAVLNGLAGRGKSTLIDKMAYDWACGEALQQFELVFVIRMSAVEQSTELVDSIFDQLLSGVTSVDKNSLSSFISHHQEKVLFLFDGFDELKTRALDKALFGSILKILNRKKDRECFVVVTTRPSHYHKLVTRSLIQEPFTQVRVEGFDKEDIKKYVKRFYSDEHDKAEMLIRRIKSSNALSDLAKSPMLLLLMCILWREDSKLPETMSRIYSEALEYIFHRKTDMSSNEISKVTNELGKIALLGLLAPEQQLAFPEQVFEPNVLESAIKAGILTRQKVLKGMKSHNSIQFLHKTFQECCAGKYLQSLLETDPVEFQKSLDKMISSRSDDFDYILRFCAGDNMTCTNSILQTLAKVPGGMQIGLDCYFEGQTKDLPPVEFMKSVLTDHIDIDGWNRDTLNSFIYLLRNVHACTVENKHTDYLEKVQSVRVTNCHLGGCMSDLVDSMSLMTNLSKVDIVVSTLNESTEEYSALSGAASSAASLAHHFKKMKNLKRLVLRGFSLTGEDMTHIVSALCDLPNLVELDLSENGYLSGSAASWAHHFKKMENLKRLVWRGLSLTGEDMTHIVSALCDLPNLVELDFSENGYLSGSAASWAHHFKKMKNLKKLVWRGFSLTGEDMTHIVSALCDLPNFVELDLSGNPYVCFSAASWAHHFKKMKNLKKLVWRGFSLTGEDMTHIAPALCDLPNLVELNLPANTSLGGSAALWAHHLKKMKNLKRLVLAYCSLIGEDMTHIAPALCDLPNFVELDLSVNQSLGGSAASWAHHFKKMKNLKKLVLRDCLLTGEAMTHVAPALCDLPNFLELDLSGNPYVGGSAASWAHHFKKMKSLQKLVLRDCLLTGETMTHVAPALCDLPNFVELDLSCNPYVCGSAASWAHHFKKMKNLQKLVLSGCSLTGEDMTHIAPALCDLPNLIELNLLGNVDLGGSAASWAHHFKKMKNLKDYLWFGVLTAEEITHIAPALCVLPNLVRVESLGK; this is translated from the exons ATGGCTGACCAGAGTGAGGAGACCACGGAAGAGGAGGAGATGGCCAGGCAATCTCAAGAACCAGAACAAAGATCGATGGCTGTTGTTGAAAATATTCAACCATCACCAGAAACAAGGGACTTAGTGAGAgcagaaaacacacaaatgctTCAAG AAAATCAATCAGGTCAAGGAGCCTGTTTGATGGCCAACCAGTCTTTGTCTCTACACCGCATTGAAGGCAGTGGTAATTTGGCTGTTGCCAATCCTAGCCACTGTACGTTCATACAGCTGAAGGCAGGAGCAACAG AGAATATTTTACCTGCATTGGAGAAACTAACTGCCACTTTACAACAGAAACGAGCTTTGGATTCAGCATTAAAACCAACAG GATCTGGACAAGAGTGCACTCCACCGAATATTCAAAAACTAGATAACTGCCCCCAAGCTGCTGCCAGTGGAACGTCAATACAACCCAAAACCTTAG ATGAACCAAGTGTGCAAGGAGCCCATTCGACAAAAGATCCAGCCCAGGTCGCTGCAGCCCAGGTCGCTGCAAAGAGCTGTAGAGAGGCAATAGCAACTTATTATAGGAAAACAGGTAGCTATGTGAAACTGATACCATGGGAGGATGATGACACCAAACATATCAGAGATATCTTTACAGAATTAACATTGGAGAAATCTGGAAAGAAACTGGATTCATATAAGGATATTTTCCTTCAGAAAACAAGAGATGGTGATTGCATAAATCAGGCTGTTTTGAATGGGTTAGCTGGTAGAGGGAAGTCTACCCTCATTGATAAGATGGCTTATGATTGGGCATGTGGTGAAGCACTGCAGCAGTTTGAGCTTGTATTTGTTATAAGAATGAGTGCAGTTGAACAAAGCACAGAGCTAGTTGACTCAATTTTTGACCAACTTTTAAGCGGAGTAACAAGTGTAGATAAGAACTCGTTGAGTTCTTTTATCAGTCACCATCAAGAGAAAGTACTGTTCTTGTTTGATGGCTTTGATGAGTTAAAGACCCGTGCCCTTGATAAAGCCTTATTTGGTTCAATTCTAAAGATCTTGAACCGTAAGAAAGACAGAGAGTGTTTTGTTGTAGTTACCACTCGCCCCTCTCACTATCATAAATTAGTGACAAGATCATTAATTCAAGAGCCTTTCACACAGGTCAGGGTTGAAGGTTTTGATAAAGAAGATATCAAGAAGTATGTGAAGAGATTTTACTCGGATGAACATGACAAAGCAGAAATGCTTATTCGGAGGATCAAATCCTCAAATGCTTTATCTGATTTGGCAAAGAGTCCAATGCTACTTCTGTTGATGTGCATTTTGTGGAGAGAGGATTCTAAACTCCCAGAAACAATGTCTCGTATCTACAGTGAGGCATTGGAGTacatatttcacagaaaaactgATATGTCATCAAATGAGATATCAAAAGTAACAAATGAACTTGGAAAGATTGCCTTGCTTGGTCTTCTTGCTCCAGAACAACAGCTTGCTTTTCCTGAGCAAGTGTTTGAACCAAATGTGCTTGAATCTGCCATAAAAGCAGGTATTCTTACAAGACAAAAGGTCTTGAAGGGAATGAAAAGTCACAACAGCATTCAATTCCTTCATAAGACTTTTCAAGAGTGTTGTGCTGGTAAATACTTACAAAGCTTGTTAGAAACAGACCCGGTGGAATTCCAAAAGAGCCTGGATAAAATGATCAGTTCTAGAAGTGATGACTTTGATTATATTTTGCGGTTTTGTGCTGGTGACAACATGACATGTACAAATAGCATTTTACAAACACTTGCTAAAGTACCAGGCGGGATGCAGATCGGCCTTGACTGCTACTTTGAGGGTCAGACAAAAGATTTACCCCCAGTGGAGTTCATGAAGTCTGTTCTAACAGATCATATAGACATTGACGGTTGGAACAGGGACACTCTTAACTCATTCATATACTTGCTTAGAAATGTTCATGCATGCACAGTGGAAAACAAACACACTGATTATCTTGAGAAGGTACAGTCAGTAAGGGTAACTAATTGTCACTTGGGTGGGTGTATGTCAGATTTGGTAGACTCTATGAGCTTAATGACGAATCTTTCAAAGGTGGACATAGTTGTTAGCACATTGAATGAGAGTACTGAAGAATATTCTGCATTATCAGGAGCAGCCTCATCTGCTGCATCATTGGCCCATCActtcaagaagatgaagaacctTAAGAGGCTTGTCTTGAGGGGCTTCTCATTGACAGGTGAAGATATGACACATATTGTTTCTGCACTGTGTGATCTGCCCAACTTGGTTGAGTTGGATCTTTCGGAAAATGGATACCTTAGCGGTTCTGCTGCATCATGGGCCCATCACTTCAAGAAGATGGAGAACCTTAAGAGGCTTGTCTGGAGGGGCCTCTCATTGACAGGTGAAGATATGACACATATTGTTTCTGCACTGTGTGATCTGCCCAACTTGGTTGAGTTGGATTTTTCGGAAAATGGATACCTTAGCGGTTCTGCTGCATCATGGGCCCATCActtcaagaagatgaagaatCTTAAGAAGCTTGTCTGGAGGGGCTTCTCATTGACAGGTGAAGATATGACACATATTGTTTCTGCACTGTGTGATCTGCCCAACTTCGTTGAGTTGGATCTTTCCGGTAACCCGTACGTTTGTTTTTCTGCTGCATCATGGGCCCATCActtcaagaagatgaagaatCTTAAGAAGCTTGTCTGGAGGGGCTTCTCATTGACGGGTGAAGATATGACACATATTGCTCCTGCACTGTGTGATCTGCCCAACTTGGTTGAGTTGAATCTTCCGGCAAATACATCTCTTGGTGGTTCGGCTGCATTATGGGCCCATCACTTaaagaagatgaagaacctTAAGAGGCTTGTCTTAGCTTACTGCTCATTGATAGGTGAAGATATGACACATATTGCTCCTGCACTGTGTGATCTGCCCAACTTCGTTGAGTTGGATCTTTCGGTAAATCAATCCCTTGGTGGTTCTGCTGCATCATGGGCCCATCActtcaagaagatgaagaacctTAAGAAGCTTGTCTTGAGGGACTGCTTATTGACAGGTGAAGCTATGACACATGTTGCTCCTGCACTGTGTGATCTGCCCAACTTCCTTGAGTTGGATCTTTCCGGTAACCCGTACGTTGGTGGTTCTGCTGCATCATGGGCCCATCACTTCAAGAAGATGAAGAGCCTTCAGAAGCTTGTCTTGAGGGACTGCTTATTGACAGGTGAAACTATGACACATGTTGCTCCTGCACTGTGTGATCTGCCCAACTTCGTTGAGTTGGATCTTTCCTGTAACCCGTACGTTTGTGGTTCTGCTGCATCATGGGCCCATCActtcaagaagatgaagaacctTCAGAAGCTTGTCCTGAGTGGCTGCTCATTGACAGGTGAAGATATGACACATATTGCTCCTGCACTGTGTGATCTGCCAAACTTGATTGAATTGAATCTTTTAGGAAATGTAGACCTTGGTGGTTCTGCTGCATCATGGGCCCATCActtcaagaagatgaagaacctTAAGGATTACTTGTGGTTCGGTGTATTGACGGCCGAAGAGATTACACATATTGCTCCTGCACTGTGTGTTCTGCCCAACTTGGTAAGAGTTGAATCTTTGGGGAAATGA
- the LOC139951623 gene encoding NLR family CARD domain-containing protein 4-like isoform X1, with the protein MADQSEETTEEEEMARQSQEPEQRSMAVVENIQPSPETRDLVRAENTQMLQAENQSGQGACLMANQSLSLHRIEGSGNLAVANPSHCTFIQLKAGATENILPALEKLTATLQQKRALDSALKPTGSGQECTPPNIQKLDNCPQAAASGTSIQPKTLDEPSVQGAHSTKDPAQVAAAQVAAKSCREAIATYYRKTGSYVKLIPWEDDDTKHIRDIFTELTLEKSGKKLDSYKDIFLQKTRDGDCINQAVLNGLAGRGKSTLIDKMAYDWACGEALQQFELVFVIRMSAVEQSTELVDSIFDQLLSGVTSVDKNSLSSFISHHQEKVLFLFDGFDELKTRALDKALFGSILKILNRKKDRECFVVVTTRPSHYHKLVTRSLIQEPFTQVRVEGFDKEDIKKYVKRFYSDEHDKAEMLIRRIKSSNALSDLAKSPMLLLLMCILWREDSKLPETMSRIYSEALEYIFHRKTDMSSNEISKVTNELGKIALLGLLAPEQQLAFPEQVFEPNVLESAIKAGILTRQKVLKGMKSHNSIQFLHKTFQECCAGKYLQSLLETDPVEFQKSLDKMISSRSDDFDYILRFCAGDNMTCTNSILQTLAKVPGGMQIGLDCYFEGQTKDLPPVEFMKSVLTDHIDIDGWNRDTLNSFIYLLRNVHACTVENKHTDYLEKVQSVRVTNCHLGGCMSDLVDSMSLMTNLSKVDIVVSTLNESTEEYSALSGAASSAASLAHHFKKMKNLKRLVLRGFSLTGEDMTHIVSALCDLPNLVELDLSENGYLSGSAASWAHHFKKMENLKRLVWRGLSLTGEDMTHIVSALCDLPNLVELDFSENGYLSGSAASWAHHFKKMKNLKKLVWRGFSLTGEDMTHIVSALCDLPNFVELDLSGNPYVCFSAASWAHHFKKMKNLKKLVWRGFSLTGEDMTHIAPALCDLPNLVELNLPANTSLGGSAALWAHHLKKMKNLKRLVLAYCSLIGEDMTHIAPALCDLPNFVELDLSVNQSLGGSAASWAHHFKKMKNLKKLVLRDCLLTGEAMTHVAPALCDLPNFLELDLSGNPYVGGSAASWAHHFKKMKSLQKLVLRDCLLTGETMTHVAPALCDLPNFVELDLSCNPYVCGSAASWAHHFKKMKNLQKLVLSGCSLTGEDMTHIAPALCDLPNLIELNLLGNVDLGGSAASWAHHFKKMKNLKDYLWFGVLTAEEITHIAPALCVLPNLVRVESLGK; encoded by the exons ATGGCTGACCAGAGTGAGGAGACCACGGAAGAGGAGGAGATGGCCAGGCAATCTCAAGAACCAGAACAAAGATCGATGGCTGTTGTTGAAAATATTCAACCATCACCAGAAACAAGGGACTTAGTGAGAgcagaaaacacacaaatgctTCAAG CAGAAAATCAATCAGGTCAAGGAGCCTGTTTGATGGCCAACCAGTCTTTGTCTCTACACCGCATTGAAGGCAGTGGTAATTTGGCTGTTGCCAATCCTAGCCACTGTACGTTCATACAGCTGAAGGCAGGAGCAACAG AGAATATTTTACCTGCATTGGAGAAACTAACTGCCACTTTACAACAGAAACGAGCTTTGGATTCAGCATTAAAACCAACAG GATCTGGACAAGAGTGCACTCCACCGAATATTCAAAAACTAGATAACTGCCCCCAAGCTGCTGCCAGTGGAACGTCAATACAACCCAAAACCTTAG ATGAACCAAGTGTGCAAGGAGCCCATTCGACAAAAGATCCAGCCCAGGTCGCTGCAGCCCAGGTCGCTGCAAAGAGCTGTAGAGAGGCAATAGCAACTTATTATAGGAAAACAGGTAGCTATGTGAAACTGATACCATGGGAGGATGATGACACCAAACATATCAGAGATATCTTTACAGAATTAACATTGGAGAAATCTGGAAAGAAACTGGATTCATATAAGGATATTTTCCTTCAGAAAACAAGAGATGGTGATTGCATAAATCAGGCTGTTTTGAATGGGTTAGCTGGTAGAGGGAAGTCTACCCTCATTGATAAGATGGCTTATGATTGGGCATGTGGTGAAGCACTGCAGCAGTTTGAGCTTGTATTTGTTATAAGAATGAGTGCAGTTGAACAAAGCACAGAGCTAGTTGACTCAATTTTTGACCAACTTTTAAGCGGAGTAACAAGTGTAGATAAGAACTCGTTGAGTTCTTTTATCAGTCACCATCAAGAGAAAGTACTGTTCTTGTTTGATGGCTTTGATGAGTTAAAGACCCGTGCCCTTGATAAAGCCTTATTTGGTTCAATTCTAAAGATCTTGAACCGTAAGAAAGACAGAGAGTGTTTTGTTGTAGTTACCACTCGCCCCTCTCACTATCATAAATTAGTGACAAGATCATTAATTCAAGAGCCTTTCACACAGGTCAGGGTTGAAGGTTTTGATAAAGAAGATATCAAGAAGTATGTGAAGAGATTTTACTCGGATGAACATGACAAAGCAGAAATGCTTATTCGGAGGATCAAATCCTCAAATGCTTTATCTGATTTGGCAAAGAGTCCAATGCTACTTCTGTTGATGTGCATTTTGTGGAGAGAGGATTCTAAACTCCCAGAAACAATGTCTCGTATCTACAGTGAGGCATTGGAGTacatatttcacagaaaaactgATATGTCATCAAATGAGATATCAAAAGTAACAAATGAACTTGGAAAGATTGCCTTGCTTGGTCTTCTTGCTCCAGAACAACAGCTTGCTTTTCCTGAGCAAGTGTTTGAACCAAATGTGCTTGAATCTGCCATAAAAGCAGGTATTCTTACAAGACAAAAGGTCTTGAAGGGAATGAAAAGTCACAACAGCATTCAATTCCTTCATAAGACTTTTCAAGAGTGTTGTGCTGGTAAATACTTACAAAGCTTGTTAGAAACAGACCCGGTGGAATTCCAAAAGAGCCTGGATAAAATGATCAGTTCTAGAAGTGATGACTTTGATTATATTTTGCGGTTTTGTGCTGGTGACAACATGACATGTACAAATAGCATTTTACAAACACTTGCTAAAGTACCAGGCGGGATGCAGATCGGCCTTGACTGCTACTTTGAGGGTCAGACAAAAGATTTACCCCCAGTGGAGTTCATGAAGTCTGTTCTAACAGATCATATAGACATTGACGGTTGGAACAGGGACACTCTTAACTCATTCATATACTTGCTTAGAAATGTTCATGCATGCACAGTGGAAAACAAACACACTGATTATCTTGAGAAGGTACAGTCAGTAAGGGTAACTAATTGTCACTTGGGTGGGTGTATGTCAGATTTGGTAGACTCTATGAGCTTAATGACGAATCTTTCAAAGGTGGACATAGTTGTTAGCACATTGAATGAGAGTACTGAAGAATATTCTGCATTATCAGGAGCAGCCTCATCTGCTGCATCATTGGCCCATCActtcaagaagatgaagaacctTAAGAGGCTTGTCTTGAGGGGCTTCTCATTGACAGGTGAAGATATGACACATATTGTTTCTGCACTGTGTGATCTGCCCAACTTGGTTGAGTTGGATCTTTCGGAAAATGGATACCTTAGCGGTTCTGCTGCATCATGGGCCCATCACTTCAAGAAGATGGAGAACCTTAAGAGGCTTGTCTGGAGGGGCCTCTCATTGACAGGTGAAGATATGACACATATTGTTTCTGCACTGTGTGATCTGCCCAACTTGGTTGAGTTGGATTTTTCGGAAAATGGATACCTTAGCGGTTCTGCTGCATCATGGGCCCATCActtcaagaagatgaagaatCTTAAGAAGCTTGTCTGGAGGGGCTTCTCATTGACAGGTGAAGATATGACACATATTGTTTCTGCACTGTGTGATCTGCCCAACTTCGTTGAGTTGGATCTTTCCGGTAACCCGTACGTTTGTTTTTCTGCTGCATCATGGGCCCATCActtcaagaagatgaagaatCTTAAGAAGCTTGTCTGGAGGGGCTTCTCATTGACGGGTGAAGATATGACACATATTGCTCCTGCACTGTGTGATCTGCCCAACTTGGTTGAGTTGAATCTTCCGGCAAATACATCTCTTGGTGGTTCGGCTGCATTATGGGCCCATCACTTaaagaagatgaagaacctTAAGAGGCTTGTCTTAGCTTACTGCTCATTGATAGGTGAAGATATGACACATATTGCTCCTGCACTGTGTGATCTGCCCAACTTCGTTGAGTTGGATCTTTCGGTAAATCAATCCCTTGGTGGTTCTGCTGCATCATGGGCCCATCActtcaagaagatgaagaacctTAAGAAGCTTGTCTTGAGGGACTGCTTATTGACAGGTGAAGCTATGACACATGTTGCTCCTGCACTGTGTGATCTGCCCAACTTCCTTGAGTTGGATCTTTCCGGTAACCCGTACGTTGGTGGTTCTGCTGCATCATGGGCCCATCACTTCAAGAAGATGAAGAGCCTTCAGAAGCTTGTCTTGAGGGACTGCTTATTGACAGGTGAAACTATGACACATGTTGCTCCTGCACTGTGTGATCTGCCCAACTTCGTTGAGTTGGATCTTTCCTGTAACCCGTACGTTTGTGGTTCTGCTGCATCATGGGCCCATCActtcaagaagatgaagaacctTCAGAAGCTTGTCCTGAGTGGCTGCTCATTGACAGGTGAAGATATGACACATATTGCTCCTGCACTGTGTGATCTGCCAAACTTGATTGAATTGAATCTTTTAGGAAATGTAGACCTTGGTGGTTCTGCTGCATCATGGGCCCATCActtcaagaagatgaagaacctTAAGGATTACTTGTGGTTCGGTGTATTGACGGCCGAAGAGATTACACATATTGCTCCTGCACTGTGTGTTCTGCCCAACTTGGTAAGAGTTGAATCTTTGGGGAAATGA